In Candidatus Lokiarchaeota archaeon, the genomic stretch GGGATGATGAGGTATATCTTTCATCAACATCGACCGCTGTGATGTCTATGGTGCTTCCTACTTCAAAGGCTGGTATCGCTTTCTCTTCTTGTGAAGCGTATTCGCCATAGTATATCATCCAACCTGCATCGATGGTTCTAATTCCTCTCGCGTGTAGTACATGCTTCTTGCAATGAATATCTGCTCGTATACTCTCTCTTACAGCGTTCTTTCCGAATACGGAAAAGAAACGCCGAACCACGAGATCGTAGATTTTCGCTTCACTAGCTGGAAGTGCTTTTTCTGGTTTTTTTCCCGTAGGGTGAATAGCTGGATGTGCGGGGTCCTCCTTTTTTCCTTCTCTAGGTGTAAGCTTATTGTTTCTCAAAACCTTTTGTGCTAACGTGTTATACTTTTTCTGTTCTTTGAGTTGTTCAAGGATTTCCTTAGTGTCGATGCTTTCAGGTAATTTCTGACTGCTTGTTCGAGGATATGAAATCAGTGCACGAAGATAGAGCGATTGTGCGATGGCCAAAGTCCGGCTTGGTTTAAACCCGAAGTGCCTATATGCCTCTGATTGAAGTCCGCTGAGATTGAAAGGAACTGGAGGTTTTCTCTCAAATGTTCTTCGCTTAATGTCATCTACCTTACCTTCGTTATTGAGTAATTCTCTCCTGATTTCACTCGCATGCAGCTTCTGTCCAATTCTATTCTTGGAGTATTCTAGTTCAAACTCATCTCCACCGAATTTTCCCTTTGGAAGTATTACCCAAAAAGGCTCTGGAACAAAGAGATTCACTTCTCTATCTCTATCTGCCGCAAAAGACAATGTGGGTCCTTGAACTCTTCCAGTACTAACGATTTTGAACCATCCAGCTACTTCTTTGATTGCGAGGGTCAATGCTCGAGTAAGATTGATTCCATAAAGCCAATCAATTTCATGTCTGGCGATACCTGCATCTATCATGGAGAAATCAAGGTGTTCGGATGGGTTTTCATACGCACGGCGCAATTCCTTTTCTGTGAGCGTAGAGAAACGCATTCGCTGAGCCTTTTGCGGATCCGCCCGACAGGCATACTTGAGTACATGATATCCTATTAGGTTCCCCTCAATATCTAAATCGGTAGCGATTATGAAATTCTGTGATCCCTCTGCTACTTCCTGAATTAGTTCAATCAACCCCTTGCTTCTCTTGTCTTTCTTCTCTACCTCATACTTGGGAACCCACTCTGTTTCAAGTCTAGGATATGTCCATCCCTTTTTTGCCTGCTTGAGCTCATATAGATGTCCTAATGCATAGACAACACATACCTTTTGCCCCTCACGCTCAAATTCAAAGTAGGAAGCTTTTCCCTTCTTCTTCTCCGTGAAAACTCCATCCTTCGCAAGAGCTTTGGATATGCGTCTTGCTGCTTGAGGCTTCTCAGCTATTATTGTCGTTCTTTTCAGAGTAAGACCTCTACTAATTTTAGTTAACTAGTGTTTTTCTTAGTTCGAGCTTAAATATCGAACGATGAAACCGATGGTACGGTTTTGTATCCCACGATACTCTTAAAAGAGGACCCTGAAAGCAATCGATTTGAGGTAACACTGTTGAAGCCTTGGTGGCCAAAATTCATTGTCAAACCGAGATTAAGACTTGGCAGGCCGCGGTTTGGGATGCCTAGTCGACCTCCTGACATCGTAGTCTTTGGTATAATGTTCCTAGGTGTTCTTTTCGTTCTTGGAGGGAACATTTACACACTTGTGAAGACTCCTCCATCTATTGCTGGTGGTTCAAATAATCAGCCAATCTTGGTTGCACCAGGCACTAATCAACAGCTAGGTATGGAAGGTATTGTAGCATCTGTTGTTGTACTGATGGGTACGGTTGGATTAGGTCTCATATATTATGCATCAAAGTATG encodes the following:
- the topA gene encoding DNA topoisomerase I, which translates into the protein MIELIQEVAEGSQNFIIATDLDIEGNLIGYHVLKYACRADPQKAQRMRFSTLTEKELRRAYENPSEHLDFSMIDAGIARHEIDWLYGINLTRALTLAIKEVAGWFKIVSTGRVQGPTLSFAADRDREVNLFVPEPFWVILPKGKFGGDEFELEYSKNRIGQKLHASEIRRELLNNEGKVDDIKRRTFERKPPVPFNLSGLQSEAYRHFGFKPSRTLAIAQSLYLRALISYPRTSSQKLPESIDTKEILEQLKEQKKYNTLAQKVLRNNKLTPREGKKEDPAHPAIHPTGKKPEKALPASEAKIYDLVVRRFFSVFGKNAVRESIRADIHCKKHVLHARGIRTIDAGWMIYYGEYASQEEKAIPAFEVGSTIDITAVDVDERYTSSSPRYNPSSMVKKLEKVGLGTKATRAGIVDSLKARGYTTGDRFELSKLGYAIYETLNHYVPEILSVEMTRELEDKMNGIQDGERNLEEVLRNTKNSLSKLLKTFKEREEEIGNALVHGLRRYWKNKRELGPCPKCGNGNLVIVRSKKTGKRFVGCSNYKETGCDQTYPLPQKGEIQPLDEKCPHCGHQMIRVHSGRRPWKTCVNWADCPGRQEELKNLKNRREEGEK